In Plantibacter sp. PA-3-X8, one DNA window encodes the following:
- a CDS encoding DoxX family protein yields MNPFPLLQSALTVVLAIMFIGMGVLHFLPGPARTMAAMIPGPLRGSTITPRMLVAITGVCEIAGGVGLLVPPTRLAAVVCLIVFLVAVFPANAAAARQPERFGRLAVPFVPRLIGQLVLILALVIVAI; encoded by the coding sequence GTGAACCCGTTCCCGCTCCTGCAGTCCGCCCTGACCGTCGTCCTCGCGATCATGTTCATCGGCATGGGAGTCCTCCACTTCCTCCCGGGACCGGCGAGGACCATGGCCGCGATGATCCCGGGACCCCTGCGGGGCAGCACCATCACACCGCGGATGCTCGTCGCCATCACCGGCGTGTGCGAGATCGCGGGCGGCGTCGGCCTGCTCGTCCCACCCACCAGGCTCGCCGCAGTGGTCTGCCTGATCGTGTTCCTCGTCGCGGTGTTCCCGGCAAACGCCGCGGCCGCGCGGCAGCCCGAGCGGTTCGGCCGCCTCGCCGTGCCGTTCGTCCCACGGCTCATCGGTCAGCTCGTGCTGATCCTCGCCCTCGTCATCGTGGCGATCTGA
- a CDS encoding bacitracin resistance protein produces the protein MPSTTADPVSKPAAERPGWLSWSIAVLFGLFFAYDVFEAVGNLVGIVGTANGLAVPVLPLGWVVLIGGLLLPVVAFAIAFWTGRERSLGEQTVRYLVALCVVAAISLSVLAMFGAQQLIDLSV, from the coding sequence ATGCCCTCCACCACCGCGGACCCCGTGTCGAAACCCGCCGCCGAGCGACCCGGCTGGCTCAGCTGGTCCATCGCCGTCCTGTTCGGCCTGTTCTTCGCCTATGACGTCTTCGAAGCCGTCGGCAACCTCGTCGGCATCGTCGGGACGGCGAACGGCCTCGCCGTTCCGGTCCTGCCGCTCGGCTGGGTCGTCCTCATCGGCGGCCTGCTCCTGCCGGTCGTGGCCTTCGCGATCGCCTTCTGGACCGGTCGCGAGCGGTCGCTCGGCGAGCAGACCGTGCGCTACCTCGTCGCCCTGTGCGTCGTCGCGGCGATCTCGCTGTCGGTCCTCGCGATGTTCGGCGCGCAGCAGCTGATCGACCTCTCCGTCTGA
- the serA gene encoding phosphoglycerate dehydrogenase has translation MSKPVVLIAEELSPATVDALGPDFDVRSVDGTDRPALLAAIADADAILVRSATKVDEEAIQAATRLKVVARAGVGLDNVDIKAATTAGVMVVNAPTSNIISAAELTVGHILSLARHIPAAHAALAQGQWKRSKYTGTELYEKTIGIIGLGRIGALITARLQAFGTNVIAYDPYITSARAQQLGVQLVTLDELLAQSDFITIHMPKTPETTGMIAGPQFALMKPTAYVVNVARGGLIDEDALYEALSNNVIAGAGLDVFVSEPPTDTKLLGLENVIVTPHLGASTDEAQEKAGVSVAKSVRLALGGELVPDAVNVAGGVIDPYVRPGIPLVEKLGQVFAALSTSSLTSVDVEVHGELSGYDVSVLKLAALKGIFTNIVSETVSYVNAPLLAEQRGVVTRLLTDEVSEEYRNVITLRGALSDGSQISVSGTLTGTKQTEKIVEINGYDVEVPFAKHHIVMVYTDRPGIVAVYGQRFGEAGINIAGMQIARHEAGGPALSVLTVDSPVADDVLEVIRETIDATLLREIDITEQ, from the coding sequence GTGTCGAAACCGGTCGTACTGATCGCCGAAGAACTCTCACCAGCAACCGTCGACGCCCTCGGGCCCGACTTCGACGTGCGCTCCGTCGACGGGACGGACCGCCCGGCTCTGCTCGCGGCGATCGCCGACGCCGACGCCATCCTGGTCCGATCCGCGACCAAGGTCGACGAGGAGGCCATCCAGGCGGCCACCCGGTTGAAGGTCGTCGCGCGCGCGGGTGTCGGTCTCGACAACGTCGACATCAAGGCCGCCACGACGGCCGGGGTCATGGTCGTCAACGCACCCACGTCGAACATCATCTCCGCGGCCGAGCTCACCGTCGGCCACATCCTGAGCCTCGCCCGCCACATCCCGGCCGCGCACGCCGCGCTCGCCCAGGGGCAGTGGAAGCGGTCCAAGTACACCGGTACCGAGCTCTATGAGAAGACCATCGGCATCATCGGCCTCGGCCGTATCGGTGCCCTCATCACGGCCCGTCTGCAGGCGTTCGGCACGAACGTCATCGCGTACGACCCCTACATCACGTCCGCTCGTGCGCAGCAGCTCGGGGTGCAGCTGGTCACGCTCGACGAGCTGCTGGCGCAGTCCGACTTCATCACCATCCACATGCCGAAGACGCCGGAGACGACGGGCATGATCGCCGGCCCGCAGTTCGCGCTCATGAAGCCGACGGCCTACGTCGTCAACGTCGCCCGCGGCGGCCTGATCGACGAGGACGCGCTGTACGAGGCGCTGTCCAACAACGTCATCGCCGGTGCCGGCCTCGACGTCTTCGTCAGCGAGCCGCCCACCGACACGAAGCTGCTCGGGCTCGAGAACGTCATCGTGACGCCGCACCTCGGTGCGTCCACGGATGAGGCACAGGAGAAGGCCGGCGTCTCGGTCGCCAAGTCCGTGCGCCTCGCGCTCGGCGGCGAACTCGTCCCGGACGCGGTCAACGTCGCCGGCGGCGTGATCGACCCCTACGTCCGTCCCGGCATCCCGCTCGTCGAGAAGCTCGGGCAGGTGTTCGCCGCGCTGTCGACCTCGTCGCTCACGAGCGTCGACGTCGAGGTCCACGGCGAGCTGAGCGGGTACGACGTCAGCGTCTTGAAGCTGGCCGCGCTCAAGGGGATCTTCACGAACATCGTCAGCGAGACGGTCTCGTACGTGAACGCCCCGCTGCTCGCCGAGCAGCGCGGTGTCGTCACGCGCCTGCTCACCGACGAGGTGAGCGAGGAGTACCGCAACGTCATCACGCTGCGCGGAGCCCTCAGCGACGGATCGCAGATCTCGGTGTCGGGCACGCTGACGGGCACGAAGCAGACCGAGAAGATCGTCGAGATCAACGGCTACGACGTCGAGGTGCCGTTCGCGAAGCACCACATCGTGATGGTCTACACCGACCGACCCGGCATCGTTGCCGTCTACGGCCAGCGGTTCGGCGAGGCGGGCATCAACATCGCGGGCATGCAGATCGCCCGTCACGAGGCCGGTGGCCCGGCGCTCAGCGTCCTGACGGTCGACTCACCGGTCGCCGACGACGTCCTCGAGGTCATCCGCGAGACGATCGACGCGACACTACTCCGCGAGATCGACATCACCGAGCAGTAG
- a CDS encoding TetR/AcrR family transcriptional regulator: MAKQTAARERVLDAFAELLIEQGERAATLDAVAAAAGVSKGGLLYHFGSKEALVDGLIERLSDMSEADTARMLAAPEGVVEYFVRTSVDCGTPFDRTIIAVARLAQGQHAQASDAMADIRRSWLRTVEDAVGDPDTARAIVLMSDGLYANTAQLGMGVSDPDEGSDESIERLLAVIARLLPAGGR, translated from the coding sequence ATGGCGAAGCAGACCGCAGCCCGAGAACGCGTCCTCGACGCCTTCGCCGAACTCCTCATCGAGCAGGGCGAACGCGCCGCCACCCTCGACGCCGTCGCCGCGGCGGCCGGTGTCTCCAAGGGCGGACTGCTCTACCACTTCGGCAGCAAGGAGGCCCTCGTCGACGGCCTCATCGAGCGGCTCTCGGACATGAGCGAGGCCGACACGGCGCGGATGCTCGCGGCCCCGGAGGGCGTCGTCGAGTACTTCGTGCGCACCTCGGTCGACTGCGGCACCCCGTTCGACCGGACGATCATCGCCGTCGCGCGGCTGGCGCAGGGACAGCACGCCCAGGCGAGCGACGCGATGGCGGACATCCGCCGGAGCTGGTTGCGCACGGTGGAGGACGCCGTCGGCGACCCCGACACCGCTCGTGCCATCGTGTTGATGTCCGACGGCCTCTACGCCAACACGGCGCAGCTCGGCATGGGTGTCAGCGACCCCGACGAGGGCAGCGACGAGTCGATCGAGCGGCTCCTGGCCGTCATCGCGCGACTGCTCCCCGCCGGCGGGCGCTGA
- a CDS encoding MFS transporter, whose amino-acid sequence MSTATEPTAVAAPRAGRRAWFALAVLMLPVLLVSVDNTVLNFALPAISSALTPTGTQLLWIVDIYPLVLAGLLVSMGSLGDRIGRRRLLLIGSIGFGVVSVAAAFAPSAELLIAARAALGFFGAMLMPSTLSLLRNIFLDRDQRRFAIAVWASGFAAGSALGPIVGGIILEHFAWGAVFLLAVPVLLPLVVLAPFLIPESKDPNPGRIDVPSILLILLTMTPLVFSIKHLAEAGFDLLTVVSMVVGVVSGVLFIRRQLRLEHPLLDLSLFRRASFSGAVVINLLSVTALVGGLFFVSQHLQLVLGLQPLDAGLVLLPGLIVMIIAGLVIVPISKRVRPGIVVPIALVVSAVGYASIAITGGDVSALGIGLAFVALGLGIGSAETVSNELVIASAPPEKAGAASGVSETAYELGAVLGTATLGTVLTASYRSSVVLPDGLTAAQQQAAGETLGGAANVAEQLPGDLAGALMDSARHAFDSGVGVAAWIGVGLIVAAMLVAAIGLRRVR is encoded by the coding sequence GTGTCCACCGCCACCGAACCCACCGCCGTCGCCGCTCCCCGTGCCGGTCGGCGAGCCTGGTTCGCGCTCGCCGTCCTCATGCTCCCCGTCCTGCTGGTGTCGGTCGACAACACGGTCCTCAACTTCGCGTTGCCCGCGATCTCGAGCGCGCTCACCCCGACCGGCACGCAGCTGCTCTGGATCGTCGACATCTACCCGCTGGTGCTCGCCGGCCTGCTCGTGTCGATGGGCAGCCTCGGCGACCGCATCGGTCGTCGTCGTCTCCTGCTCATCGGCTCCATCGGATTCGGTGTCGTCTCCGTCGCCGCGGCCTTCGCGCCCAGCGCCGAGCTCCTGATCGCGGCTCGGGCGGCGCTCGGGTTCTTCGGAGCGATGCTCATGCCGTCGACGCTCTCGCTGCTGCGGAACATCTTCCTCGACCGCGACCAGCGACGGTTCGCCATCGCCGTCTGGGCCAGCGGGTTCGCCGCCGGCAGCGCGCTCGGGCCGATCGTCGGTGGGATCATCCTCGAGCACTTCGCCTGGGGCGCGGTGTTCCTGCTCGCCGTCCCGGTGCTCCTGCCGCTCGTCGTCCTCGCGCCCTTCCTCATCCCGGAGTCGAAGGACCCCAACCCCGGACGCATCGACGTGCCGAGCATCCTGCTCATCCTCCTGACGATGACGCCGCTCGTGTTCAGCATCAAGCACCTGGCGGAAGCCGGCTTCGACCTGCTCACGGTCGTCTCGATGGTCGTCGGCGTGGTCAGTGGCGTCCTGTTCATCCGCCGTCAGCTCCGCCTCGAGCATCCGCTGCTCGACCTGAGCCTGTTCCGGCGGGCCTCGTTCAGCGGCGCCGTGGTCATCAACCTGCTGAGCGTGACGGCGCTCGTCGGTGGGCTGTTCTTCGTGTCGCAGCATCTGCAGCTGGTGCTGGGCCTGCAGCCGCTCGACGCCGGGCTCGTCCTGCTCCCCGGCCTCATCGTGATGATCATCGCCGGCCTCGTGATCGTGCCCATCTCCAAGCGGGTCCGTCCGGGCATCGTGGTCCCGATCGCACTCGTCGTCTCGGCCGTCGGATACGCCTCCATCGCGATCACCGGGGGAGACGTTTCGGCCCTCGGGATCGGCCTCGCGTTCGTCGCCCTCGGGCTCGGCATCGGCTCCGCCGAGACGGTGTCGAACGAGCTCGTGATCGCGAGTGCGCCGCCGGAGAAGGCCGGTGCGGCGTCCGGTGTCTCCGAGACCGCCTATGAGCTGGGCGCGGTGCTCGGCACGGCGACACTCGGCACCGTGCTCACCGCGTCCTACCGTTCCTCGGTCGTCCTGCCGGACGGACTGACCGCCGCCCAGCAGCAGGCGGCGGGGGAGACCCTGGGTGGTGCGGCGAACGTCGCCGAGCAGCTGCCCGGCGACCTCGCGGGTGCGCTCATGGACTCCGCGCGGCACGCCTTCGACAGCGGTGTCGGTGTCGCAGCGTGGATCGGCGTCGGCCTCATCGTGGCCGCCATGCTCGTCGCGGCGATCGGTCTTCGGCGGGTCCGGTAG